Genomic DNA from Setaria italica strain Yugu1 chromosome V, Setaria_italica_v2.0, whole genome shotgun sequence:
ACGTggggtggcggccggtggccggtgggggaTCAACAGCGCGCAGCAGGGTCAGGGGATGGGCACTGGGCAGCCATGGCGCGGGGCGTGCTGCGTGCAAGCTAGCTAGGACGGTgaagggcgcggcggcgccgtccagAGGAAGCAGCAGGAAAAATTCTTCTGGGAGATTGTTGTAGAGCTGTATCTGACGGAAGCTTCTAGAAGAGTACATCCAAACATCCGTATAACTTTCGAGATAATCATATCACAATCCAACCACTCGTAGAATTCGACGAATACAGTTAGAGCCTCTCAGGATGCAAAGTATTTTTCCCTTTCGCCATTCGTCACCCCACATCAACAAGAAAAGCAAGAGGAGGTTCAGACTACTAGCTCTACCACGATGAGCACCGGACGGAAACCACCGAGCAACGTAACCTCAAACGCAAAACAGTCAGATACTCAGATATGGATCACAACACAACCAGATATGTATGTGCCTGAAAGTGGCATGGATCACAAACAACCAGATATGGATGTTTCTGAAAGAGGCGAGCTACTAACATTCTCAGCGAACAAAACATGATAGTACTAGTCTCTTAACAGAAGCAAAGTCTGACAAGAAGTTTTCACCAACACAATCTTAGGTTAACAACTGCAACAGTGCGCTGTAAACATAGCAAGCAACCATTCTTAAACATCTAAAGCCTCCAAACCTTCTACCCCATGCTTGCTGATTTTGAGTGTTGAGAGCAATCTAAGACCTTggcttctccttcttctccttgaAAAGGGCAAGCAGAGACACGCCCGAGACCTTGACAACCTTGAACCGGACACCAGGAATATCTCCCACAGCATGACCCTTACGACCGAACCCAGCAATCAACACCTCATCCTGGACAGATACACAACAAAATAGAAGTCATGCTTCTGATGCACAATAGGTTGCAAGACAAGAATTGAAAGAGAGCTCTGAATGAAGAATACATTTTCCTCAATGTAGTTCAAGCAACCATCATTTGGCACGAAGGCAGCAATCTTCTTGCCATTCTTCACAAGCTGAACACGAGCACACTTACGGATAGCAGAGTTTGGCTGTTTGGCCTCAATACCACTGCAATTGAATCATTGCCATTGTCATTTGTTCAGTTGAGTTCAAAATAAAGTGACCAAAATAGCACAGTTCCTGCATCTGCTTACATCTTCTCCAGAACGATGCCCTTGGCATGAGATGACCCAGCAAAGGGTTTCTTCCACTCATTGCCCAAATGGCTCTTTTTGTATGCCTTGTCAGCCCACCTTTGGTTCCTGCGGTGGGTCTTGAGCTTGCGCCCAGCTCCCATACCACGTGTCTTCCTGTATAAGACAACTTAAACATGAATATTCACAGCTAAAAAATCATTACTAAGGGACCATCAGGTTGATACACTAGTGATGAAAGAACAGCTAGATAATCAATAACAGCTCTATCATGAAAAGGTCTTGCTGAAAATTTCAGATCTCTGAACCAAATAAACAGTTGGAATTGCATGAAATGAGACAAAAGATTGCATCTAAGCATAGAAGTTCAAATGCGGCCACATTTATCCATAACCAGTTACCTACATACAACAGTTTAAATAAAGATTATTCTTCAGAACACGACATATCAAGCAGCAATACAATTACAATGTTTACTGAAATAGCCTAATTGTTGACTCTTGAATGGATTGAACTCTAGTATCTTGAAGGCCAAAGGCTCACGCTTTTGCTtaaaaacatataaaatttcACTACACCAAGGGCAACTCACTGAAATGTTACAGAAGAATGAGGAAAGTGTATGCTACCACGCATAACTTCCCAGATCCCAAGTAACCGGATCAAGAAAGATTATAGCTACACGGCAGCAACGGATTATTATCGCTTATGAGTATGTTTAGCACTGACGTTTTTGAATCTGATCAGCACTGGACCGTCAATAAGCTTGGGTACATCAGACTCAATAACTAGTAATTCTCGACAAAACAGTCAGACTGAGATGAAATCCGCAACAAAGAATCGAAAATCACGTCGTATACTTCCTACCAGGGCAAGAACGCATCACGCTACGAGATGCCGACACACCAAACCACACTGGATTCATAATCGCTAAGGCCAGAAAACAGACGACGACAATAAGAGATCGCAAGAGCGCGAACAGGAGAGAGTGAACTACCCCATGTTGACGAAAGTGTTCCGAGCGCTTcgcggcggaggtgggagcggcggcggcgaggagcggagCACGggctgggagcggcggcggctgcaagAGAGGGGTGATGAGGGGAGGCGATGGGATTTATATGCGGCGGCTTTGGTGTTAGGGTTTGGCTGTGTGGGTGCCTGCTTTGTGATCTGTGCTTCTGGAGGGAACCTACGGTCGTGATGTTGAGGAGGGGAGGGTTGGACACGGTAGACCTGGTCTACCACGTGGATGCACAGGTAGGCTCTGGATTTGTACCTCCATCCTATAAAGAGTACAATCCTAATTAAAAAAAGTTATAAAAGAGTGAAATTTCAGATACAAGACAAAGGTGAAAACCAGAGTGCAATTTCATGATTTGATTATCTGCATGCTGTAATAACCGACGCTAAGTGAAAACCAAACAACTTGCCTGTCTAAATAAATAAGATTGAGACAATAATAAAGGATTTCATGATTATCTTTCAATAATATTATTCTATCTATCTGAAAAAAATTAGAATTGCACTTTTCGTTTGCCAACAACTCTCCCAAGTTGTATCCACGAGAAAAACCAAATTGAAGAAAATTTGAAAGGGTAATTTTGTTGATGGACACTCCTTAGTGTTGGCATTTGTTGGTGGACATTCTTCAATTTTGCCTTTGCTGCTAGACACTTCTTAAGTTTTGATATTAGCTAGTAGACACTATGTCTATTAAAATAATCATTTCTTGCTATAGAGGGGAGAGAAAATCAGTGACAGGACATGTCATGCTGCATACAGACATGTTTTGAGTCGCTAAATAGACAATGTATGAAGTCAATTAAACCGTATATAGGTAAAAGAAGCATAGAGCCAtacaaaaaatcaaaataaaatatagaTATGACAAGCTTTAAATGCTCTCAGCCATATTTGACAAAAATATAAGTTAAACAAGCCAAAACATGTTGACAGCCATTAAGGTTCATA
This window encodes:
- the LOC101773276 gene encoding 40S ribosomal protein S23; its protein translation is MGKTRGMGAGRKLKTHRRNQRWADKAYKKSHLGNEWKKPFAGSSHAKGIVLEKIGIEAKQPNSAIRKCARVQLVKNGKKIAAFVPNDGCLNYIEENDEVLIAGFGRKGHAVGDIPGVRFKVVKVSGVSLLALFKEKKEKPRS